One window of Paenibacillus sp. FSL K6-3182 genomic DNA carries:
- the queC gene encoding 7-cyano-7-deazaguanine synthase QueC, whose translation MKSEKAIVVFSGGQDSTTCLFWAMERFAEVEAVTFNYGQRHKLELDCAADIAKELQIKHHILDMSLLNQLAPNALTRDDIAIEQKEGELPTTFVDGRNLLFLTFAAVLAKQLGAKHIVTGVCETDFSGYPDCRDIFVKSLNVTLNLSMDYPFVIDTPLMWLNKAETWKLADELGAFDFVRERTLTCYNGIIADGCGDCPACQLRRNGLDEYLVQRI comes from the coding sequence ATGAAATCAGAAAAAGCGATCGTTGTGTTTAGCGGCGGTCAGGACAGCACGACCTGTTTATTTTGGGCAATGGAACGATTCGCGGAGGTAGAGGCCGTTACGTTCAACTATGGGCAGCGGCATAAGCTTGAGCTGGATTGCGCGGCGGATATTGCCAAGGAACTTCAGATTAAGCATCATATTCTTGATATGTCCCTTCTTAATCAATTGGCACCTAATGCACTCACAAGAGACGATATCGCTATTGAGCAAAAAGAAGGAGAGCTGCCTACAACTTTTGTTGATGGCCGCAATCTCTTATTTCTTACGTTCGCAGCAGTGCTTGCAAAGCAGCTTGGTGCGAAACATATCGTAACAGGAGTATGCGAAACGGACTTTAGTGGATATCCGGACTGCCGGGATATATTCGTAAAGTCGTTGAATGTGACGCTGAACTTGTCGATGGACTATCCGTTTGTGATCGATACACCGCTTATGTGGCTGAACAAAGCCGAGACATGGAAGCTTGCGGATGAGCTGGGCGCCTTCGATTTTGTCCGTGAACGCACATTGACCTGCTATAACGGGATTATTGCGGATGGTTGCGGAGATTGTCCTGCTTGCCAGCTTCGAAGGAATGGGTTGGACGAATATTTAGTCCAGCGCATTTAG
- a CDS encoding DJ-1/PfpI family protein, translating to MKIAFILFDGVTFLDFVGFYDVITRLKYYESTKEFSWDICGLQEEVTDELGMTIKINQVKPDLTQYDLIFIPGGLGTRALRFDDSFTAWIKEAQQAEYIVSVCTGSLLLGAAGYLTNKNATTHPFAYDLLEPYCKEVIRSRIVRDGNVITAGGVATSIDLGLYIIGFFLEEHEVKSIKKQMDYPYEMEGIAIY from the coding sequence ATGAAAATAGCTTTTATTTTATTTGATGGCGTTACTTTTTTGGATTTTGTCGGCTTCTATGATGTCATCACTCGATTGAAGTACTACGAATCAACAAAAGAGTTCTCTTGGGATATTTGTGGGCTGCAGGAAGAGGTTACGGATGAGCTTGGCATGACGATTAAAATCAATCAAGTCAAGCCGGATCTCACGCAATATGACCTCATTTTCATTCCCGGTGGACTTGGAACAAGAGCGTTAAGATTTGATGATTCGTTCACCGCTTGGATAAAGGAGGCCCAGCAGGCAGAGTATATCGTATCGGTTTGCACAGGATCGCTGCTGCTTGGAGCTGCTGGTTATCTGACCAATAAAAACGCGACCACTCATCCGTTCGCCTATGATTTATTAGAGCCCTACTGTAAAGAGGTTATTCGCTCACGAATTGTACGGGACGGCAATGTCATTACAGCTGGAGGAGTTGCCACCTCGATTGACTTGGGTCTTTACATCATCGGTTTTTTCTTAGAAGAGCATGAGGTGAAAAGCATTAAAAAACAAATGGATTACCCTTATGAGATGGAAGGCATAGCGATCTATTAA
- a CDS encoding ABC transporter permease, with the protein MRKPLINQWLSHYGLFILLLFSLLLVWQAVAQLGLVPPYILPSPSSIAQALIEDGHLLLGKHLLATLKEVSLGFLLSIIIGTTLAAGMYTFRILEKALYPFVVISQTIPLIALSPIFIMWFGYTIWSKVAVVFLTAFFPIVVSTYDGLKKSGSEYEELLLTMGATRWGIFRKIQVPIALPSFFSGLKLSIVYCVVGATIGEWLGGSEGLGYYSRRMSSNLNADSMFASVFLLSLIGILLFAAIVLLEKSILKRKRFNT; encoded by the coding sequence ATGCGCAAACCTCTAATTAACCAGTGGCTGAGCCATTACGGACTATTTATACTGCTGCTCTTTAGCTTACTGCTCGTTTGGCAAGCGGTCGCACAGCTCGGATTGGTTCCACCCTACATACTGCCGTCACCTAGCTCAATAGCTCAGGCATTAATCGAAGATGGCCATCTGCTGCTTGGCAAACATCTGCTGGCTACGCTTAAAGAAGTGTCCCTCGGTTTTCTATTGTCGATTATTATTGGGACTACGCTCGCAGCAGGCATGTACACTTTCCGAATACTGGAGAAGGCGCTGTACCCGTTTGTCGTCATCAGTCAGACCATCCCGCTTATCGCTCTGTCGCCAATTTTCATTATGTGGTTTGGCTATACGATTTGGAGCAAGGTCGCTGTTGTTTTTTTGACTGCTTTTTTCCCTATCGTTGTGAGCACCTATGACGGTCTTAAGAAAAGCGGTAGCGAATATGAAGAGCTGCTGCTGACAATGGGAGCAACTCGCTGGGGTATTTTCCGAAAAATACAAGTCCCCATCGCCCTACCGTCCTTCTTCTCAGGACTTAAGTTATCGATCGTTTATTGCGTTGTCGGCGCCACCATCGGTGAATGGCTTGGAGGCAGTGAAGGCCTAGGCTACTATAGCCGCCGAATGTCCAGCAATTTGAACGCCGATTCCATGTTTGCATCCGTTTTTCTGCTATCCCTCATTGGCATCTTATTATTTGCTGCCATTGTCCTATTGGAGAAATCAATACTAAAGAGAAAGAGGTTCAATACATGA
- the queF gene encoding preQ(1) synthase: MEGRSKEELSGVTLLGNQGTQYLFNYAPEILEAFDNKHPNRDYFVKFNCPEFTSLCPMTGQPDFATIYISYIPGDKMVESKSLKLYLFSFRNHGDFHEDCMNIIMNDLIALMSPRYIEVWGKFTPRGGISIDPYCNYGQPGTKYEQMAEHRLMNHDLYPEKVDNR, from the coding sequence ATGGAAGGAAGAAGCAAAGAGGAGCTGAGCGGTGTGACGCTGCTAGGCAATCAAGGAACACAATATTTGTTTAACTATGCACCGGAAATTTTGGAGGCCTTTGATAATAAGCATCCGAATCGCGATTATTTCGTGAAATTTAATTGTCCGGAATTTACGAGTCTTTGCCCGATGACGGGACAGCCGGATTTTGCAACCATTTATATATCATATATTCCAGGTGACAAAATGGTAGAGAGCAAGTCGCTTAAGCTGTATTTGTTCAGCTTCCGCAATCACGGTGATTTCCACGAGGATTGCATGAACATTATCATGAATGATTTAATTGCGCTGATGAGTCCAAGATATATAGAAGTTTGGGGCAAATTCACACCGCGTGGCGGCATATCCATCGATCCGTATTGCAATTATGGCCAGCCTGGCACAAAATATGAGCAAATGGCCGAGCACCGCCTCATGAATCATGATTTGTACCCAGAGAAAGTGGATAATCGTTAA
- a CDS encoding S66 peptidase family protein codes for MTSLHLKPDKLKPGDTIGIVSPSSPVAFYCPNRLNRGIAALENMGFKVITGQHSRKRTGHTAGSLNNRLEDFHHMIRDPDVKAIIATIGGYNSHQLLEELDYSLISSHPKIIMGYSDITALLAGIHAKTNLITFMGPAIMPQFGEFGGLIDFTYHSFVRTLMKDTPIGMIDSSDHWTEEHLSWDIDDSRPRATIPNTGMKILKPGHARGPILAANMGTLLLLAGTPYLPSFEGKILCLEEDESEQPSTIDRYVTQFRQMGIFDQISGLIIGRFQSIVGFNEDDSLQELLQNATRGYDFPIICDADFGHTDPMIVLPNGVEASLQANEERGILFSIEESAVQ; via the coding sequence TTGACATCCTTACATTTGAAACCCGATAAACTAAAACCCGGAGATACCATTGGAATTGTTTCACCATCCTCGCCTGTTGCTTTTTATTGCCCTAACAGATTGAATCGTGGAATAGCTGCTTTAGAAAATATGGGATTTAAAGTAATTACAGGACAGCATAGCAGGAAGAGAACAGGTCACACGGCTGGCAGCCTAAATAATCGTTTGGAAGATTTTCATCATATGATTCGTGACCCTGATGTAAAAGCAATTATCGCTACAATCGGGGGATACAATTCACATCAACTGCTTGAAGAATTAGATTATTCGCTCATTAGCAGCCATCCAAAAATTATAATGGGGTATAGTGATATCACTGCACTTTTAGCAGGCATACATGCGAAAACAAATCTAATTACATTTATGGGACCTGCTATTATGCCGCAATTTGGAGAATTTGGTGGACTTATTGATTTTACATACCATTCCTTTGTGAGAACATTAATGAAAGATACACCAATAGGAATGATTGACTCCAGCGATCATTGGACAGAGGAACATTTAAGCTGGGACATTGACGATTCACGCCCTAGAGCGACGATACCTAATACGGGCATGAAGATTTTAAAGCCGGGGCATGCGAGAGGACCAATTCTAGCTGCGAATATGGGTACACTTCTGCTGCTGGCAGGTACGCCCTATTTACCAAGCTTCGAGGGCAAAATTTTGTGTCTGGAAGAAGACGAGAGTGAGCAGCCAAGTACAATTGATAGATATGTTACACAATTTCGCCAGATGGGTATCTTTGATCAAATTTCCGGTCTCATTATTGGAAGATTCCAATCGATTGTAGGATTTAATGAAGATGATTCATTGCAAGAGCTGCTGCAGAATGCAACGAGAGGATACGATTTTCCGATCATATGTGATGCGGATTTTGGTCACACGGACCCCATGATTGTACTTCCAAATGGTGTTGAGGCTAGTTTGCAAGCTAATGAGGAACGAGGGATACTTTTTTCGATTGAAGAATCCGCCGTGCAGTAA
- a CDS encoding NUDIX hydrolase, which yields MSITSNKDGFELLACLPMKEDELREDVPLAGSYAVINCGERFLICFNKWRQQWEVPAGGREEGETPRECASRELFEETSQIVNDLEFIGLIKVKKPNGDIKYNPIYYASVDKLVPFQANEETEQIVLWDLIEEIGHMDEVDKAVLEWCKVISAKGKNE from the coding sequence TTGAGTATAACGTCCAATAAAGATGGTTTTGAGCTATTGGCATGCCTGCCTATGAAAGAGGATGAGCTCAGAGAGGATGTACCTTTGGCGGGATCATACGCGGTAATCAACTGTGGCGAGCGATTTCTTATTTGTTTTAACAAGTGGAGACAACAATGGGAAGTACCCGCAGGGGGAAGAGAGGAAGGGGAAACACCGAGGGAATGTGCAAGCAGGGAGTTATTCGAAGAAACATCACAAATCGTTAATGACCTCGAGTTCATCGGGTTGATAAAAGTGAAGAAGCCTAATGGAGATATCAAATATAATCCCATTTATTATGCTAGTGTAGATAAGCTCGTCCCATTCCAAGCAAATGAAGAAACTGAGCAGATCGTACTTTGGGATTTAATTGAAGAAATTGGTCATATGGACGAAGTCGACAAAGCAGTTCTTGAGTGGTGCAAGGTTATCTCTGCTAAAGGTAAAAACGAATGA
- the thiD gene encoding bifunctional hydroxymethylpyrimidine kinase/phosphomethylpyrimidine kinase has product MRRYQALTIAGSDSGGGAGIQADLKTFQELGTYGMSVITAVTAQNTLGVQGIYPLDAEAISCQLDSIGEDLEPSAVKTGMLFSAEIIKIVAMKVKQYNWHKLIIDPVMVAKGGSPLLQQEAIQTLIKHLLPLALITTPNIPEAELIARIPIRTLSDREEAARILHQMGSSYVVIKGGHGSSSEPLVDLIYDGEQFVYLESKRIDTKHTHGTGCTFSAAIAAEIAQGKPVLEAIRTAKAFIQAAIEDKLGIGSGHGPTNHFAYRDRQRLS; this is encoded by the coding sequence ATGAGAAGATATCAAGCACTTACGATTGCAGGCTCGGACTCCGGCGGCGGCGCAGGAATTCAAGCTGATCTAAAAACATTTCAAGAGCTCGGCACCTATGGCATGTCGGTTATTACCGCAGTGACTGCGCAGAATACGCTTGGCGTTCAGGGCATCTACCCGCTGGATGCTGAGGCTATTAGCTGCCAGCTCGATTCGATCGGCGAGGATCTGGAGCCATCCGCAGTTAAGACAGGCATGCTGTTCAGCGCAGAAATTATAAAGATCGTTGCAATGAAAGTAAAACAATATAACTGGCATAAGCTCATCATTGATCCTGTCATGGTAGCGAAAGGCGGTTCTCCTCTGCTTCAGCAAGAAGCTATTCAGACACTGATCAAGCATTTGCTGCCGCTCGCGCTTATAACGACTCCTAACATTCCAGAAGCTGAGCTTATCGCAAGAATCCCGATCCGGACGTTAAGCGATCGAGAGGAAGCTGCCCGAATACTGCATCAGATGGGCTCAAGCTATGTTGTCATTAAGGGCGGACATGGTTCAAGCAGCGAACCGCTCGTTGATCTCATCTATGATGGAGAACAATTTGTATATTTGGAAAGCAAACGTATCGACACTAAGCATACTCACGGCACAGGCTGCACTTTCTCCGCTGCGATTGCAGCAGAAATTGCTCAAGGCAAACCTGTACTTGAAGCTATAAGAACTGCCAAAGCCTTCATTCAAGCCGCTATTGAAGATAAGCTGGGGATTGGGAGCGGACATGGCCCAACCAATCATTTTGCTTATAGGGATAGACAGCGCTTGAGCTGA
- a CDS encoding pentapeptide repeat-containing protein, translated as MKLENQKEILTIVNSDVTASSFKNVCAEQVTLNCCNLSGMNMNDVNLTGLHISDANLSEFVIDGAQWGGAHFRNIGFGNPSQPDVEFNRTPVQLTNCNLHQSVFTDCNLKNAKFDNCDISGLTINGIDIESLIKQFESMEIK; from the coding sequence ATGAAATTAGAAAATCAAAAAGAGATCCTGACAATCGTTAATTCAGATGTTACAGCTTCCAGCTTCAAAAATGTTTGTGCGGAGCAGGTCACGCTTAACTGTTGTAACCTTAGCGGTATGAATATGAATGATGTGAATTTAACGGGATTGCATATCTCAGATGCTAATTTGAGTGAGTTTGTCATTGACGGTGCACAGTGGGGGGGAGCCCATTTTCGCAACATTGGATTCGGCAATCCAAGTCAGCCTGATGTTGAATTCAACAGAACACCGGTACAATTAACCAATTGTAATTTACATCAAAGCGTATTTACGGATTGCAATTTAAAGAACGCTAAATTCGACAACTGCGATATTTCTGGTTTAACTATAAACGGAATTGATATCGAAAGTTTAATTAAACAATTTGAATCTATGGAGATAAAATAG
- a CDS encoding ABC transporter ATP-binding protein has product MRITAIISLHQVSYTYDKLAETSILSNLSLQAYSGEFVSIIGASGSGKSTLFKLMAGLLQPSLGEIRLHGKPAPNRLGKIAYMPQKDLLLPWRTILGNCLLPLELARSNPHYTTIQIIELLARFGLAGYEQAYPDELSGGMRQRAAFLRTLVTGQELLLLDEPFGALDAMTKRGMHKWLLELWSDLGITVLFITHDLEEAILLSDRIYLLPGAASEAQGIQEIVVPLPRPRHYEQNYEPDFIKLRQDLERRLHAQTSN; this is encoded by the coding sequence ATGCGTATTACAGCTATAATCTCACTTCACCAAGTAAGCTACACCTACGACAAGCTTGCTGAAACATCTATACTGTCTAATCTTTCGCTTCAAGCCTACTCAGGTGAGTTTGTCTCTATCATCGGTGCTAGCGGCTCAGGCAAAAGCACTCTCTTTAAGCTCATGGCCGGATTGCTTCAGCCTAGCCTAGGTGAAATTAGGCTGCATGGCAAGCCTGCCCCCAATCGTCTCGGCAAAATTGCTTATATGCCGCAAAAGGATCTTCTTCTGCCATGGAGAACAATACTCGGCAATTGTCTGCTTCCACTTGAGCTGGCACGCAGCAATCCCCATTATACCACGATCCAAATCATAGAGCTGCTTGCTCGCTTCGGACTGGCAGGCTATGAACAAGCTTACCCTGACGAGTTGTCAGGCGGCATGCGACAGCGGGCAGCTTTTCTGCGCACGCTAGTAACCGGACAAGAGCTGCTGCTGCTGGACGAACCGTTTGGCGCGCTTGATGCCATGACCAAACGCGGCATGCATAAGTGGCTGCTCGAGCTGTGGAGCGATCTTGGAATAACAGTACTCTTTATCACACATGATCTTGAGGAAGCGATATTGCTGAGCGACCGCATTTATTTGTTGCCAGGTGCTGCTAGCGAAGCGCAAGGGATACAGGAAATAGTCGTTCCTTTGCCGAGACCAAGACACTATGAGCAAAATTATGAACCCGACTTCATCAAGCTGCGGCAAGATTTGGAGCGAAGACTGCATGCGCAAACCTCTAATTAA
- a CDS encoding DUF6855 family protein, which yields MLLRHKGKVIFLSNVVASEGYLKDKVHNKSGLQKERIHMALAEGTKENPWKLKTPPQTSEYEIYKDEKDGKEILVCTVGKTVLHYDFRCIDDLSAMLKQHGDWIELGSADEQKPAKEGTIEAWGRSSENPIGGWYGLKKGLRGRFGMYLPPLMEKLGLAEVEHNPRNNRMKSI from the coding sequence GTGCTACTGCGTCATAAAGGAAAAGTAATTTTTTTATCGAATGTAGTAGCATCTGAAGGATATCTGAAAGATAAAGTACATAATAAGAGTGGATTACAAAAGGAGCGAATACATATGGCGTTGGCAGAAGGTACAAAAGAAAACCCATGGAAATTAAAAACACCCCCTCAGACATCTGAATATGAAATTTATAAGGATGAAAAAGATGGTAAAGAAATTTTAGTATGCACAGTTGGGAAGACGGTCTTGCATTATGATTTCCGCTGCATTGATGACTTAAGCGCGATGCTCAAACAACATGGTGACTGGATTGAGCTTGGCAGCGCCGATGAGCAGAAGCCTGCTAAAGAGGGCACTATTGAAGCATGGGGACGCTCGTCTGAAAACCCGATTGGCGGCTGGTATGGATTGAAAAAAGGGTTGCGCGGCAGATTCGGAATGTATCTTCCACCATTGATGGAGAAGCTGGGGCTTGCAGAAGTAGAGCATAATCCAAGGAATAATCGGATGAAGTCTATTTAA
- a CDS encoding ABC transporter substrate-binding protein: MIIKAKMKWIIPMLASLLLVLNGCSSNAAPTENKPEDTSTKQNPQTISIMLDWYPNAVHSFLYAAQTNGYFAKHGLEVNIQMPADTNDALKLVAAGKVDLALSYQPQVLMARGEDIPVKSIAAIVRHPLNHLMVPEGGSAKSPKDLVGKKVGFSSIPLYEAMMRTMIKHDGGDPQNVEMIDVGFSFIPAIATKKVDAIIGGFINHEQLLLAKEGHPMTAINPTDFGVPDYYELVLVASEQGLAEKQALFKSFIAAITEGQQFVAENKQKSLSILFEHENQTSPLDQEIETKSLDILLPLMDAGKQSFGYQEPASWSNVRDWLVDNDLLPDNIKAEDAFSNL; the protein is encoded by the coding sequence ATGATCATCAAAGCAAAAATGAAATGGATAATTCCAATGCTTGCTTCTCTGCTGCTCGTGCTTAATGGGTGCAGCAGCAACGCTGCCCCAACTGAAAACAAGCCCGAGGACACTTCGACAAAACAAAATCCTCAGACTATTAGCATTATGCTCGACTGGTATCCAAATGCGGTGCATTCCTTCCTCTATGCGGCTCAAACAAACGGTTATTTTGCGAAGCATGGTTTAGAGGTTAACATTCAAATGCCCGCGGATACTAATGATGCGTTGAAGCTAGTGGCTGCCGGCAAGGTTGATTTGGCGCTCAGCTACCAGCCACAGGTATTGATGGCTCGCGGCGAGGATATTCCTGTTAAATCCATTGCAGCAATCGTCAGGCATCCGCTTAATCATCTAATGGTACCAGAAGGCGGAAGCGCCAAATCACCAAAGGACCTTGTTGGTAAAAAGGTCGGCTTCTCCTCCATCCCTCTGTATGAAGCAATGATGCGCACCATGATTAAGCATGACGGCGGTGACCCGCAAAATGTGGAAATGATTGACGTTGGTTTTTCCTTTATTCCAGCTATAGCAACCAAGAAGGTAGATGCGATCATCGGCGGATTTATTAATCATGAGCAATTGCTGCTTGCCAAGGAAGGGCATCCCATGACGGCGATAAACCCAACTGATTTTGGCGTGCCGGATTATTACGAGCTTGTGCTTGTAGCAAGTGAGCAAGGACTAGCTGAGAAGCAGGCGTTGTTCAAAAGCTTCATCGCAGCCATTACGGAGGGTCAACAATTTGTAGCTGAAAATAAACAAAAATCGTTGTCGATTTTATTTGAGCATGAGAACCAGACCTCCCCTCTCGATCAAGAAATCGAGACAAAAAGCTTGGACATTCTTCTGCCTCTCATGGATGCAGGGAAGCAATCATTTGGATATCAGGAGCCTGCTTCTTGGTCTAATGTTAGGGATTGGCTCGTCGATAACGACTTGCTGCCAGACAATATAAAGGCTGAGGATGCTTTTTCAAACTTGTAA
- the queD gene encoding 6-carboxytetrahydropterin synthase QueD has translation MMQQIYPAAQHSYSYELNKDFHFAAAHFVPSEEAGKCQQLHGHTYYANVTVAGDELDEAGFLVNFAIIKRLIHDRFDHSLLNDDNEHFSNVLPDRFPTTEVVARTISDIVQRHLDGTVNRPQCVQVFLRETPTSYCIYRPKREAV, from the coding sequence ATGATGCAGCAGATTTATCCGGCCGCACAGCATAGCTATAGTTATGAGCTTAATAAGGATTTTCACTTTGCAGCAGCTCACTTCGTACCGAGTGAAGAGGCTGGAAAATGCCAGCAGCTTCATGGCCATACGTATTATGCGAATGTAACAGTTGCAGGCGATGAGCTTGACGAGGCAGGTTTTCTTGTCAACTTCGCCATAATTAAAAGGTTGATTCATGATCGTTTTGACCATTCTTTGCTGAATGACGACAACGAACACTTTAGCAATGTGTTGCCCGATCGTTTTCCTACGACTGAAGTGGTAGCACGAACGATTAGCGACATCGTTCAGCGCCATTTGGATGGTACTGTAAATCGTCCGCAATGCGTTCAAGTCTTTTTGCGTGAAACGCCGACGAGCTATTGTATTTATCGTCCGAAGCGGGAGGCGGTCTAA
- the queE gene encoding 7-carboxy-7-deazaguanine synthase QueE: MPSNKRIPVMEIFGPTVQGEGMVIGRKTMFVRTAGCDYSCSWCDSAFTWDGSGKEDIRMLTAFEIIERLKEIGGNTFEHVTISGGNPALLAQLGEFVDELHKQNISVALETQGSRWQDWFWSIDELTLSPKPPSSGMKTDWSKLDEIVSKLNRKSTSFCLKTVVFDEDDLEYATYVHLRYPMVPFYLQAGNGNLQETEPQLMLPYLLERYEWLIEKVMPNQDLKRVHVLPQLHTWVWGNKKGV; this comes from the coding sequence ATGCCATCCAATAAACGAATTCCTGTAATGGAAATATTCGGCCCAACGGTCCAAGGAGAAGGTATGGTTATTGGCCGGAAAACGATGTTCGTTCGTACTGCTGGCTGCGATTACAGCTGCTCTTGGTGCGATTCGGCATTTACTTGGGACGGCAGCGGCAAAGAAGATATTCGCATGCTGACAGCATTTGAAATAATAGAGAGATTAAAAGAAATAGGTGGAAATACGTTTGAGCATGTGACGATTTCCGGCGGCAATCCCGCACTGCTCGCGCAGCTGGGTGAATTTGTTGATGAGCTCCATAAACAAAACATCAGCGTTGCACTGGAGACACAAGGGAGTCGTTGGCAGGACTGGTTTTGGTCGATTGATGAGCTCACTTTGTCGCCTAAGCCGCCGAGCTCTGGCATGAAGACAGACTGGTCGAAGCTCGATGAAATCGTGTCCAAACTGAATCGGAAATCAACTAGCTTTTGCTTAAAAACAGTCGTTTTCGACGAGGATGATCTAGAGTACGCGACATACGTTCACCTCAGGTATCCAATGGTTCCATTTTATTTGCAGGCAGGCAATGGAAACTTGCAGGAAACGGAGCCGCAGCTCATGCTTCCTTATTTATTGGAGCGTTATGAATGGCTAATCGAGAAGGTTATGCCGAATCAGGATTTAAAGCGGGTACACGTTCTGCCGCAGCTTCATACCTGGGTATGGGGCAATAAGAAAGGCGTTTAA
- a CDS encoding metalloregulator ArsR/SmtB family transcription factor, whose product MQLDKVVAYHKALSDPTRIKLLIMLAEGELNGQVLAEKLGVTPATITHHATKLREASLINERREKNTIYFSLNHYFIKSNANAAAELIYRNAGTEKGVDNLEDSNKKLKDSVIRNFFTAEGKLKHMPAQHKKKLIVLQHMVSHLTRGKQYTEKEINEFIKGYHDDFATIRREFIMHQLMFRENDIYELNPQEIWAKWEILS is encoded by the coding sequence GTGCAATTAGATAAGGTGGTAGCCTATCATAAGGCATTATCCGATCCGACGAGAATTAAATTGTTGATTATGCTGGCCGAAGGTGAGCTTAATGGGCAGGTGCTCGCAGAGAAATTAGGCGTTACGCCTGCTACGATTACACATCATGCGACCAAATTAAGAGAGGCCAGCTTAATTAATGAACGCAGAGAGAAAAACACGATTTATTTTTCGTTGAACCATTATTTTATTAAGAGCAACGCTAATGCGGCGGCGGAGCTCATTTACCGGAATGCAGGTACAGAGAAGGGAGTGGACAATTTGGAGGATAGCAATAAGAAACTGAAGGATTCAGTCATCCGCAACTTTTTTACAGCTGAGGGTAAGCTGAAGCATATGCCGGCTCAGCATAAGAAAAAATTGATCGTGCTTCAGCATATGGTTTCTCATTTGACGAGAGGGAAACAGTATACAGAGAAGGAGATTAACGAATTTATCAAAGGTTATCATGACGACTTCGCGACCATTCGCAGAGAGTTCATTATGCATCAGTTGATGTTTAGAGAAAATGATATATACGAATTGAATCCGCAAGAAATATGGGCGAAGTGGGAGATTCTTTCGTAA
- a CDS encoding DUF1273 domain-containing protein: MKNLLVTGYRAHELNIFSQKHEGIVYIKKALTGKLVPLIEDGLEWVITPGQYGVDLWACEVVIALKEIYPHLRLSIISAYSNPEEKWKDDKKEFYQQVLKGVDYYASVSNQPYNGIWQFTARDELLFRKTDGILLVYDEDAGEGSPKFFKEKALKKQQSEDYGYFSISSEDIQSIADDDNLYSEN, encoded by the coding sequence ATGAAAAATTTACTCGTAACGGGCTACCGAGCGCATGAGCTTAATATTTTTAGCCAGAAGCATGAGGGCATTGTTTATATAAAAAAAGCGCTGACAGGCAAGCTGGTTCCGCTTATAGAAGATGGGCTTGAGTGGGTGATTACCCCGGGTCAATATGGCGTGGATTTGTGGGCGTGCGAGGTCGTGATTGCGCTGAAGGAAATTTATCCTCATTTGAGACTTTCAATTATTTCGGCATACAGCAATCCGGAAGAGAAATGGAAGGATGATAAAAAGGAGTTTTATCAGCAGGTTTTAAAAGGGGTCGATTATTACGCTTCGGTCAGCAACCAGCCGTATAATGGCATTTGGCAGTTTACGGCTAGGGACGAGCTGCTGTTTCGGAAAACGGACGGTATTCTGCTCGTTTATGATGAGGATGCAGGCGAGGGCAGCCCCAAGTTTTTTAAAGAAAAAGCGTTAAAGAAACAGCAATCTGAGGACTATGGTTATTTCAGCATAAGCTCGGAGGACATTCAGAGCATTGCGGATGACGACAACCTGTATTCGGAAAATTAA